From Lagopus muta isolate bLagMut1 chromosome 15, bLagMut1 primary, whole genome shotgun sequence, the proteins below share one genomic window:
- the CLEC19A gene encoding C-type lectin domain family 19 member A, which produces MGCGRAVCVLLAAALLPARAFPQTNIKISQALPEPVHAYSCPLFWTEYEGHCYRYFPINKTWAEADLYCAEFSIGIRSAKLASIHSWEENVFVYDLVNSRVPGIPTDIWTGLNDLRQEGHFEWTDGTSYDYNYWDGSQPDDGIHSIPEEEDCVQMWYRASSALRSWNDNACGRTFPFVCKIPSLALD; this is translated from the exons ATGGGCTGCGGCCGTGCTGTGTGCGTACTGCTGGCTGCTGCGCTTCTGCCTGCCCGCGCCTTCCCCCAGACCAACATCAAGATCAGCCAAG ccctgccggAGCCTGTGCATGCCTATTCCTGCCCTCTTTTCTGGACGGAGTATGAAGGGCACTGCTACCGCTACTTCCCCATCAACAAAACCTGGGCCGAGGCCGACCTCTACTGTGCGGAGTTCTCCATTGGCATCAGGTCAGCGAAGCTGGCCTCCATTCACAG CTGGGAAGAGAATGTCTTCGTGTATGACCTGGTGAACAGCCGCGTGCCCGGCATCCCCACTGACATCTGGACGGGGCTCAATGACCTACGGCAg GAAGGTCACTTTGAGTGGACAGACGGCACCTCCTATGACTACAACTACTGGGATGGCAGCCAGCCCGATGATGGCATCCACTCCATCCCAGAGGAGGAGGACTGTGTACAGATGTGGTACCGGGCCAGCAGCG CGCTGCGCTCCTGGAACGACAACGCCTGCGGCCGGACCTTCCCCTTTGTCTGCAAAATCCCCTCGCTGGCCCTGGACTGA